One Natrinema halophilum genomic window carries:
- a CDS encoding signal recognition particle protein Srp54, translating to MVLDDLGSSLRGTLDTLRGKSRLSEEDVEEIVKEIQRSLLSADVDVSLVMELSDNIKERALEEEPPAGTPARDFVLRIVYEELVDLIGESTDLPLEEQTILLAGLQGSGKTTSAAKMAWWFSTKGLRPAVIQTDTFRPGAYDQAEEMAERAEVDFYGNPDNDDPVEIARNGLEETSDADVHIVDTAGRHALEDDLIDEIEQIEDVVDPDTSLLVLDAAIGQGAKDQAQQFDESIGIDGVVITKLDGTAKGGGALTAVDQTDSSIAFLGTGEEVQDVERFEPDGFISRLLGMGDLGQLAERVERAMQQTGEEEEEWDPEDMLQGQFTLNDMQKQMEAMNNMGPLDQVMDMIPGFGGGIKDQLPDDAMDVTQERMRTFSVIMDSMTDAEKEYPKAIGASQIERIARGSGTSEEEVRELLQQYKMMERTIKQFQGMGSEQEMQRMMKQMQQGGGGGGMGGMGPFG from the coding sequence ATGGTACTCGACGATCTCGGGAGTTCTCTGCGGGGCACCCTCGATACACTCCGCGGAAAGTCGCGACTCAGCGAGGAAGACGTCGAGGAGATCGTCAAGGAGATCCAGCGGTCCTTGCTCTCCGCCGATGTCGACGTCTCGCTCGTAATGGAGCTTTCGGACAATATCAAAGAGCGCGCACTCGAGGAAGAGCCCCCCGCCGGAACCCCCGCGCGGGACTTCGTCCTCCGTATCGTCTACGAGGAACTGGTCGATCTCATCGGCGAGTCGACCGATCTCCCGCTCGAAGAACAGACCATCCTGCTGGCGGGCCTGCAGGGGTCGGGGAAGACGACTTCCGCCGCGAAGATGGCCTGGTGGTTCTCGACGAAGGGGCTTCGACCGGCAGTTATCCAGACCGACACCTTCCGGCCCGGCGCGTACGACCAGGCCGAAGAGATGGCCGAGCGAGCCGAAGTCGATTTCTATGGGAATCCGGACAACGACGATCCTGTCGAGATCGCCCGGAACGGACTCGAGGAAACCAGCGATGCCGACGTTCACATCGTGGACACGGCGGGACGCCACGCTCTCGAAGACGATCTGATCGACGAGATCGAGCAGATCGAAGACGTCGTCGATCCGGATACGTCGCTGCTCGTCCTCGACGCCGCGATCGGCCAGGGGGCGAAAGATCAGGCCCAGCAATTCGACGAATCCATCGGGATCGACGGCGTCGTCATCACGAAACTCGACGGGACGGCGAAAGGTGGCGGCGCACTGACCGCGGTCGACCAGACCGACTCGTCGATCGCCTTCCTCGGGACCGGAGAAGAAGTTCAGGACGTGGAACGCTTCGAGCCAGACGGATTCATCTCGCGGCTGCTCGGGATGGGCGATCTCGGCCAGCTCGCCGAGCGCGTCGAACGCGCCATGCAGCAGACCGGGGAGGAAGAAGAGGAGTGGGACCCCGAGGACATGTTACAGGGGCAGTTCACCCTGAACGACATGCAAAAACAGATGGAGGCGATGAACAACATGGGGCCGCTCGATCAGGTGATGGACATGATCCCGGGCTTTGGCGGCGGGATCAAAGACCAATTGCCGGACGACGCGATGGACGTCACTCAGGAACGGATGCGTACGTTTAGCGTGATCATGGACTCGATGACCGACGCCGAAAAGGAGTATCCCAAGGCTATCGGCGCGAGCCAGATCGAGCGCATCGCCCGCGGTTCGGGGACGAGCGAGGAAGAGGTCCGAGAACTCCTCCAGCAGTACAAGATGATGGAACGTACCATCAAGCAGTTCCAGGGAATGGGCTCCGAACAGGAGATGCAACGCATGATGAAGCAGATGCAACAGGGTGGCGGGGGCGGCGGTATGGGCGGTATGGGTCCGTTCGGATAG
- a CDS encoding CBS domain-containing protein, with the protein MHDTISVAEIMIEDVVTAPPDATATEAATLLRDEHVSSVLVVRDETPVGIVTEGDFATCLCEREDLGHLELAAVMSKPLTTVAPTASIVDAVELLRMADVEHLPVVDEDDRTLVGILTTTELSYYVPHLARETGRLETHPTRRQVRTDTMYERDDWEFEYRGEAQSTVSVGDTARFTKTISEDDVEAFAEVTGDTNRLHLDADYAAETRFGEQIVHGVLANGLISAALARLPGLTIYLSQESSFRAPLPIGGRVTAICEVVEDLGRSKYRIKTTVVDSDEAAVLEGDAVVLVDDLPPMAAREGDATMTGDS; encoded by the coding sequence ATGCACGACACGATATCCGTCGCGGAGATCATGATCGAAGACGTGGTCACAGCTCCACCCGATGCAACCGCAACCGAGGCGGCGACGCTCTTGCGCGACGAACACGTGAGTTCGGTGCTCGTCGTTCGAGACGAGACACCCGTCGGTATCGTTACCGAAGGCGACTTTGCGACGTGTCTTTGCGAACGGGAAGACCTCGGTCACCTCGAGCTAGCGGCGGTCATGTCGAAGCCGCTGACGACGGTTGCACCGACCGCCTCCATCGTCGATGCCGTCGAACTGTTGCGGATGGCGGACGTCGAGCACCTGCCAGTCGTCGACGAGGATGACAGGACGCTCGTGGGGATCCTCACGACGACGGAACTGTCCTACTACGTCCCGCATCTGGCCCGCGAAACGGGACGACTCGAAACCCACCCGACGCGGAGACAGGTGCGAACGGACACGATGTACGAGCGCGACGACTGGGAATTCGAGTATCGCGGCGAGGCTCAGTCGACCGTCTCGGTGGGCGACACCGCTCGGTTCACGAAGACCATCTCCGAGGACGACGTCGAAGCGTTCGCGGAGGTGACCGGTGATACCAACCGGCTCCACCTCGACGCGGACTACGCCGCCGAAACCCGGTTCGGCGAGCAAATCGTCCACGGCGTCCTCGCAAACGGCCTCATCAGTGCGGCCCTCGCCCGACTGCCGGGACTGACGATTTACCTCTCACAGGAAAGTAGCTTCCGCGCGCCGCTCCCGATCGGCGGGCGAGTCACCGCCATCTGCGAAGTCGTAGAAGATCTCGGCCGGTCGAAGTACCGGATCAAGACGACCGTCGTGGACAGCGACGAAGCCGCGGTTCTCGAGGGGGATGCGGTCGTCCTCGTCGATGACCTTCCGCCGATGGCGGCCCGCGAGGGCGACGCGACGATGACCGGGGATAGTTAA
- a CDS encoding VOC family protein, whose product MIGIKFITVACEGPRKLAAFWAAALDGDLRELPPTIDPVIVERSGDGPALLFKELPKGTTRDLPIHLDLSTSDREATVERLCDLGAAVRETKTETVDTQTATWTVMEDPEGNRFCVSEYQ is encoded by the coding sequence ATGATTGGAATTAAATTTATTACTGTAGCTTGTGAGGGCCCGCGGAAACTGGCGGCCTTCTGGGCCGCGGCGCTAGACGGAGACCTGCGAGAACTCCCACCGACAATCGACCCGGTGATCGTCGAGCGTTCCGGAGACGGGCCGGCTCTCCTCTTCAAGGAGCTACCGAAAGGGACGACACGCGACTTACCGATCCACCTCGACCTGTCGACGTCGGATCGCGAGGCGACCGTCGAACGGCTCTGCGATCTCGGTGCCGCCGTCCGCGAGACGAAGACCGAGACGGTCGACACGCAGACAGCGACGTGGACGGTCATGGAAGACCCGGAAGGCAACAGGTTCTGCGTGAGCGAATACCAGTAG
- a CDS encoding RNA-binding domain-containing protein has protein sequence MSDIYRVDVEITAPIYDTEVTSRVVDAVANIFPTADLEEGFGEVRGEAHALDHFSDLLHRQEILDTARGEFFSNREGDTVTFALKKQAAFEDRVNFSVGEPDELGEISVRVRVEDPSLEEYVDHIAPPTEDGRPVDT, from the coding sequence ATGAGCGACATCTACCGCGTCGACGTCGAGATAACGGCACCGATCTACGACACCGAAGTCACGAGTCGCGTTGTCGATGCCGTGGCGAATATCTTTCCGACCGCCGACCTCGAGGAGGGGTTCGGCGAGGTGCGAGGTGAGGCCCACGCGCTCGATCACTTCTCGGACCTGCTTCATCGACAGGAGATCCTCGATACTGCCCGCGGCGAGTTCTTCTCGAACCGCGAGGGCGACACCGTCACCTTCGCTCTGAAGAAGCAGGCAGCCTTCGAGGACCGGGTGAATTTCTCGGTCGGTGAACCGGACGAACTCGGAGAAATTAGCGTTCGCGTGCGCGTTGAAGACCCAAGTCTCGAGGAATACGTCGATCACATCGCGCCGCCGACCGAGGACGGCCGGCCGGTTGACACCTGA
- a CDS encoding AAA family ATPase, with protein MHVIGTVGLPGSGKGEAATVAREDGIPVVTMGDVVRQETADRGLDPTKDHGTVAQALREENGPTAIAERSLPMIEDRLENHETVLVDGIRSGVEVDVFEAEFGDAFTLVSIEAPYEVRADRIDERGRDADEADGGEGLAARDDRERSFGMDDAMERADVVVENADSLEAFHDRIRSVIRTGIDGEKRTDPELES; from the coding sequence ATGCATGTCATCGGAACGGTGGGACTTCCCGGAAGCGGCAAGGGCGAAGCCGCCACCGTCGCACGCGAAGACGGGATCCCAGTGGTGACGATGGGCGACGTCGTCCGCCAGGAGACGGCCGACCGCGGACTGGACCCCACGAAAGATCACGGGACGGTCGCGCAGGCACTGCGCGAAGAAAACGGCCCGACGGCGATCGCCGAACGGTCACTGCCGATGATCGAGGATCGCCTCGAGAATCACGAGACGGTACTGGTCGATGGCATACGATCGGGCGTCGAGGTCGACGTCTTCGAAGCGGAGTTCGGCGACGCGTTTACGCTCGTCAGTATCGAGGCCCCCTACGAGGTCCGGGCAGACCGGATCGACGAGCGGGGGCGGGACGCGGACGAGGCAGACGGCGGCGAAGGCCTGGCCGCACGCGACGATCGCGAACGAAGCTTCGGAATGGACGACGCGATGGAGCGAGCCGACGTGGTCGTCGAGAACGCCGACTCGCTCGAGGCGTTTCACGACCGGATTCGGTCGGTCATTCGAACGGGAATCGACGGTGAAAAGCGCACCGACCCGGAACTGGAATCATGA